Proteins from a genomic interval of Meiothermus sp.:
- a CDS encoding macro domain-containing protein, producing MARIQVAQGDITEFAGDAIVNAANNHLILGSGVAGAIRRRGGLSIQEECDRHGPIRVGEAALTGAGQLPVRKVIHAAVLGDQPATLDTVRSATQAALRLALEHRLYRLAFPLLGTGVGGLDVPQVAEVMLEELEAAPDPLEITLYGYSPADAEAIRQALARRH from the coding sequence ATGGCCCGCATCCAGGTGGCCCAGGGCGACATCACCGAGTTTGCCGGCGACGCCATCGTCAACGCAGCCAACAACCACCTCATTCTGGGAAGTGGGGTGGCCGGGGCCATCCGGCGCAGGGGCGGCCTCAGCATTCAGGAGGAATGCGACCGCCACGGGCCCATCCGGGTGGGCGAGGCGGCCCTCACCGGGGCCGGCCAGCTACCCGTGCGCAAGGTAATTCACGCGGCGGTGCTAGGCGACCAGCCCGCAACCCTGGACACCGTCCGCAGCGCTACCCAGGCCGCCCTGCGGCTGGCCCTGGAGCACCGGCTCTACAGGCTGGCCTTTCCCCTGCTGGGCACCGGGGTGGGCGGGCTGGACGTGCCCCAGGTGGCAGAAGTCATGCTGGAGGAGCTCGAGGCCGCCCCCGACCCGCTGGAGATCACCCTGTACGGCTACAGCCCGGCCGACGCCGAGGCCATCCGGCAGGCCCTGGCCCGGCGCCACTAA
- a CDS encoding TCR/Tet family MFS transporter, with protein MSKSASIPFILISVLINVMGLGLVIPVLPKLIETLAGGVEAGARLNGLFFAVYAVMQFAFGPILGMLSDRYGRRPVLLASLVGTAVDYLIAALTQSIWVLFAARVIAGALGASLSTANAYIADISRPEERARNFGLIGATFGMGFVLGPVLGGLLGNIDLRLPFYFAAGLAFLNFLYGYFVLPESLKPENRNTQARSLNPFVALGVLRKTPILRGLSLSLSLIFLAFGALQSVWVLYTAYKFGWKPLEVGFSLFLVGLGGVIVQAGLVRPVVARLGERRALILAQSVGLFSFTLYGLATQGWMMYAIIALAALSNLGQPLIQSFLTREVSPQEQGTLQGALAGLQSLTVAVGGLLGGFLFSVVARPEVAPWLVGLPFFVGALLYAAAAANTARLFRGLRGG; from the coding sequence ATGTCGAAGAGCGCCTCTATTCCCTTCATCCTGATTTCGGTACTTATCAACGTGATGGGCCTGGGTCTGGTCATTCCGGTCTTGCCCAAGCTCATCGAGACCCTGGCCGGCGGCGTGGAGGCGGGGGCCCGGCTCAACGGCCTGTTTTTTGCGGTGTACGCCGTGATGCAATTCGCCTTTGGCCCTATCCTGGGCATGCTCTCCGACCGCTACGGGCGCCGCCCGGTGCTGCTGGCCTCGCTGGTGGGCACCGCCGTGGATTATTTGATTGCCGCCCTCACCCAGTCCATCTGGGTGCTGTTTGCTGCGCGGGTGATTGCCGGGGCATTGGGGGCCAGCCTCTCGACCGCCAACGCCTACATTGCCGATATCTCCAGGCCCGAAGAGCGGGCCCGCAACTTTGGCCTGATTGGGGCCACCTTTGGGATGGGTTTCGTGCTGGGGCCGGTGCTGGGAGGGCTGCTGGGCAACATTGACCTGCGCCTGCCCTTCTACTTTGCGGCGGGGCTGGCCTTCCTCAACTTTTTGTATGGCTACTTTGTGCTGCCCGAGTCGCTCAAGCCGGAAAACCGCAACACCCAGGCCCGCTCGCTCAACCCGTTTGTGGCCCTGGGGGTCTTGCGGAAAACCCCCATCTTGCGGGGGTTATCCCTGAGCCTCTCGCTCATCTTTCTGGCTTTCGGGGCTTTGCAGAGCGTCTGGGTTCTGTATACCGCCTATAAGTTTGGTTGGAAGCCGCTCGAGGTGGGCTTCTCGCTGTTTCTGGTGGGCTTGGGCGGCGTGATTGTCCAGGCCGGGCTGGTTCGGCCTGTGGTGGCCCGCCTGGGGGAGCGCCGGGCGCTGATCCTGGCCCAGAGCGTGGGGCTGTTCTCCTTCACCCTGTACGGTCTGGCGACCCAGGGCTGGATGATGTACGCCATCATCGCCCTGGCCGCCCTGAGCAACCTGGGCCAGCCCCTCATCCAGTCCTTCCTGACCCGCGAGGTTTCGCCTCAAGAGCAGGGCACCCTGCAAGGGGCGCTGGCCGGTCTGCAAAGCCTGACGGTGGCGGTGGGCGGTCTTTTGGGTGGGTTCCTCTTTTCGGTGGTAGCGAGGCCCGAAGTGGCCCCCTGGCTGGTGGGGCTGCCTTTTTTTGTGGGGGCCCTGCTCTACGCCGCGGCAGCGGCCAACACCGCCCGGCTGTTTCGCGGCCTGCGAGGCGGTTAG
- the tsaE gene encoding tRNA (adenosine(37)-N6)-threonylcarbamoyltransferase complex ATPase subunit type 1 TsaE → MLLKHLEDTRSVAHRLAQSLPEGALVLLTGPMGAGKTTLVQFIAQALGFQGEVTSPTYTLIHEYPSPQGLIVHIDAYRMADQEELFNLGLEDYLPEARLVLIEWGKPEVFPDSLEIRLTPTEDGRRLEIIPHGHAPLPKLA, encoded by the coding sequence GTGCTGCTGAAGCATCTGGAAGACACCCGTTCGGTTGCCCACCGGCTCGCACAAAGCCTGCCCGAAGGGGCGCTGGTGCTGCTTACGGGGCCCATGGGCGCGGGCAAGACCACCCTGGTGCAGTTCATCGCCCAGGCCCTGGGGTTCCAGGGCGAGGTGACCAGCCCCACCTACACCCTGATTCACGAATACCCCAGCCCGCAGGGCCTGATCGTGCATATCGACGCCTACCGCATGGCCGACCAGGAGGAGCTTTTTAATCTGGGCCTCGAGGACTACCTGCCCGAGGCCCGCCTGGTGCTGATTGAATGGGGGAAGCCTGAGGTGTTCCCGGATAGCCTGGAGATCCGCCTGACCCCTACCGAAGATGGACGGAGGCTCGAGATCATCCCCCACGGCCACGCGCCGCTCCCGAAACTGGCCTGA
- a CDS encoding extracellular solute-binding protein, producing the protein MRKALVILIVLLGAALAQGQVTITYWQYDFRSKVEAVNELIKKFEAANPGIKVQHQTFPFDAYQQKVASSIPAGQGPDVVNLFYGWLPTWVKAGYLQPMPAEYIKVLDSEFSSLAQAAKVGGKLYGMPTAVRSLALFYNRDLLNAAGFKNPPKTWDEFLSMAAKLTIKDGNRFTQLGYAMAPDGQDHHLVREVLIRQFGGRPYSDDGRRVLYGDAAGLRAFTFYTDWLKKYNVGTLGNQFFPGNNAYRDAFIAGKVGMIIDGSFAIGTIRSGAKFNWGVAELPVEKIGARKVNYGSFWMHGLTPLATGPKQAASLKFLEFLVSEETQRYWLEKVGELPARKSLIKDPKLTLDKVFGPFVLSLAYAKATPFVDEIGQRKVMTDAINRVLLENKDPAESWRMAVAEEQKLLDAFWK; encoded by the coding sequence ATGCGAAAAGCCCTAGTCATCCTGATCGTTTTGTTGGGAGCGGCGCTGGCCCAGGGTCAGGTCACCATCACCTACTGGCAGTACGACTTCAGGAGCAAGGTTGAGGCGGTGAACGAGCTGATCAAAAAATTCGAGGCCGCCAACCCCGGCATCAAGGTGCAGCACCAGACCTTCCCCTTCGATGCCTACCAGCAAAAAGTGGCTTCCTCGATTCCCGCGGGCCAGGGGCCGGATGTGGTCAACCTGTTTTATGGCTGGCTGCCCACCTGGGTCAAGGCCGGGTATCTGCAACCCATGCCCGCCGAGTACATCAAGGTGCTGGATAGCGAGTTCTCGAGCCTGGCCCAGGCCGCCAAGGTAGGGGGCAAGCTCTACGGCATGCCCACCGCGGTGCGTTCGCTGGCCCTGTTCTATAACCGTGACCTCTTGAACGCCGCCGGCTTCAAGAACCCGCCCAAAACCTGGGACGAGTTTCTGAGCATGGCAGCCAAGCTGACCATCAAGGACGGCAACAGGTTCACCCAACTGGGCTACGCCATGGCCCCCGACGGGCAGGATCACCACCTGGTGCGCGAGGTGCTGATCCGGCAGTTTGGCGGGCGGCCCTACTCCGACGATGGGCGCCGGGTACTTTACGGCGATGCCGCTGGCCTCAGGGCCTTCACCTTCTACACCGACTGGCTCAAAAAGTACAACGTGGGCACCCTGGGCAACCAGTTCTTCCCCGGCAACAACGCCTACCGCGACGCCTTTATCGCCGGCAAGGTGGGCATGATTATTGATGGCTCGTTCGCCATCGGCACCATCCGCAGCGGGGCCAAGTTCAACTGGGGTGTGGCCGAGCTGCCCGTAGAAAAAATTGGCGCCCGCAAGGTGAACTACGGCTCCTTCTGGATGCACGGCCTGACCCCCCTGGCCACCGGGCCCAAGCAGGCGGCCTCGCTCAAGTTCTTGGAGTTTCTGGTCTCCGAGGAAACCCAGCGCTACTGGCTCGAGAAGGTGGGCGAGCTGCCGGCCCGCAAAAGCCTGATCAAAGACCCCAAACTCACCCTGGACAAGGTCTTTGGCCCCTTCGTGCTCTCGCTGGCCTATGCCAAAGCCACGCCTTTTGTGGATGAAATCGGGCAGCGCAAGGTCATGACCGATGCCATCAACCGGGTGCTGCTGGAAAACAAAGACCCGGCGGAGTCCTGGCGCATGGCCGTGGCCGAGGAGCAAAAGCTGCTGGACGCGTTCTGGAAGTAG
- a CDS encoding carbohydrate ABC transporter permease: MRPSEPTRRGVSLATREALWALAFLAIPLAFFLFIRIWPAFQALWLSLFNWHADPSQRPFVGLEHYHQMLDDRLLLKALQNTLAYTLLGVPLQLLLGLCIALLLNAVTRFREVFRAIYFAPYVTPAAAIAWVFSWMLSPNFGIVNEILGVFGIPPQPFLTSPSQALVTVTMVVVWQNLGFQVVLFLAGLQNIPRDYYEAARIDGASNWQLFRHITLPLLNPVMVFSAVIGTIGFLQLFTQVVNLNFTDQGGPLGSTLTLALYIYQQAFARFDLGYAAAITVLLFVIILAITLVQLRLLSRRVEY, from the coding sequence ATGAGACCCTCTGAGCCCACCCGACGCGGCGTATCGCTGGCGACCCGCGAGGCGCTGTGGGCCCTGGCCTTCCTAGCCATCCCGCTGGCCTTTTTCCTGTTTATCCGCATCTGGCCGGCCTTCCAGGCCCTGTGGCTCTCGCTCTTCAACTGGCACGCCGACCCCAGCCAACGGCCTTTTGTGGGCCTCGAGCACTACCACCAGATGCTGGACGACCGGCTCCTGCTCAAAGCCCTGCAAAACACGCTGGCCTACACCCTGCTGGGCGTTCCCCTGCAGCTATTGTTGGGGCTTTGCATCGCCCTCTTGCTGAACGCGGTAACGCGCTTCCGGGAGGTGTTCCGGGCCATCTACTTTGCGCCCTACGTGACCCCTGCGGCCGCCATCGCCTGGGTGTTTAGCTGGATGCTCTCGCCCAATTTTGGCATTGTCAACGAAATTCTGGGGGTGTTCGGTATCCCGCCCCAGCCCTTCCTGACCAGCCCCTCCCAGGCCCTGGTCACCGTGACCATGGTGGTGGTGTGGCAGAACCTGGGTTTTCAGGTGGTGCTATTCCTGGCGGGCCTGCAAAACATTCCCCGCGACTACTACGAGGCCGCCCGCATAGATGGGGCCAGCAACTGGCAGCTCTTCCGCCACATCACCCTTCCGCTTTTGAACCCGGTGATGGTCTTCTCGGCGGTGATCGGCACCATCGGCTTCTTACAGCTGTTCACCCAGGTGGTCAACCTCAACTTCACCGACCAGGGCGGGCCGCTGGGCTCGACCCTGACCCTGGCCCTCTACATCTACCAGCAAGCCTTTGCCCGGTTTGACCTGGGCTATGCCGCCGCCATCACGGTGCTGCTGTTTGTGATTATCCTGGCCATCACCCTGGTGCAACTGCGGCTTTTGTCTCGGCGGGTGGAGTACTGA